A single region of the Nitrososphaerota archaeon genome encodes:
- the aspS gene encoding aspartate--tRNA(Asn) ligase, with amino-acid sequence MNKNEKRLIRTHFSSEVKPDIAGSRIHLLGWVHEIRDLGGIKFILLRDKSGICQVTVKKKDVKKEVLEKVEKIRLEYVVSIEGIVSINDKVKGGAEVLLEDINIISEAKQPLPYDIVGKVKANLDTRLNYRVLDLRKLENRAIFIIGNVILNEVRNFLIKEGFIEIRTPRIISTATEGGAALFTINYFNKIAFLAQSPQLYKEELITVFEKVYEIGPFFRAEESHTTRHISEFTSIDIEAAFHTKEDVMELLERMIKEIIDKVSQKCKEELKILNINLEPIKLPILRITYDEAISKIQEANIKIDWGEDFSIEHLRYLGKIYPTWYFIIDFPTISKPFYIQPNPLNEKICESFDLMYKWIEIASGGQRISNKDLLISRLKEQKLNPESFKYHLEIYDYGMPPHSGWAVGFERLLMVLTGKKNIREVCLFPRDKFRLIP; translated from the coding sequence ATGAATAAAAATGAAAAAAGATTAATAAGAACTCATTTTTCATCAGAAGTTAAGCCGGATATTGCAGGTTCAAGAATTCATCTTCTTGGATGGGTTCATGAAATAAGAGATTTAGGTGGAATAAAATTTATACTTCTTAGGGATAAAAGTGGGATTTGTCAAGTTACTGTAAAAAAGAAAGATGTAAAAAAAGAAGTACTTGAAAAAGTTGAAAAAATAAGATTAGAGTATGTTGTTTCGATTGAAGGAATTGTTTCAATAAATGATAAAGTTAAAGGTGGAGCTGAAGTATTATTAGAAGATATAAATATAATCTCGGAAGCAAAGCAACCATTACCATATGATATTGTTGGAAAAGTTAAAGCAAATCTGGATACAAGATTAAATTATAGAGTACTTGATTTAAGAAAATTAGAAAACAGGGCAATATTTATAATAGGGAACGTTATATTAAATGAGGTTAGGAATTTTTTAATAAAAGAAGGGTTTATAGAAATTAGAACTCCAAGAATTATATCTACTGCTACTGAAGGAGGAGCTGCACTTTTTACGATTAATTATTTTAATAAAATAGCATTTTTAGCCCAAAGCCCACAATTGTATAAAGAAGAATTAATAACTGTTTTTGAAAAAGTATATGAAATAGGACCATTTTTTAGAGCAGAAGAATCTCATACTACAAGACATATTAGCGAATTTACTTCAATAGATATTGAAGCAGCATTTCATACAAAAGAGGATGTTATGGAATTATTAGAAAGAATGATTAAAGAAATTATAGATAAAGTTTCTCAAAAATGTAAAGAAGAATTAAAAATTTTGAATATTAATCTTGAACCTATAAAATTACCTATATTAAGAATAACTTATGATGAAGCAATATCAAAAATTCAAGAAGCAAATATAAAAATTGATTGGGGAGAAGATTTTTCAATTGAACATTTAAGATATCTTGGTAAAATTTATCCAACATGGTATTTTATAATAGATTTTCCCACAATTTCTAAACCATTCTATATTCAACCAAATCCATTAAATGAAAAAATATGCGAATCTTTTGATTTAATGTATAAATGGATTGAAATTGCTTCAGGAGGACAAAGAATTTCAAATAAAGATCTTCTTATATCAAGATTAAAAGAACAAAAATTAAATCCAGAATCTTTTAAATATCATTTAGAAATTTATGATTATGGAATGCCTCCACATTCAGGATGGGCTGTTGGGTTTGAAAGATTACTTATGGTTTTAACAGGAAAGAAAAATATTAGAGAAGTTTGTTTATTTCCAAGAGATAAATTTAGACTTATTCCATAA
- a CDS encoding ATP-grasp domain-containing protein produces MRLLEYESKKIIQDYGIKIPKGFLINSIEDCLKISKKIKYPIFLKAQLPLKERAKIGGIALANNEKELIELTKKMINKKVNNITVRNILIEEKIDIEKEFFIAITIDWSTSSPILLFSSRGGVDIEKRREEIQFFKFSYIEGLNDLLLNKISSREFLKEKIFEEFKEILKKLWIIFKEFNAELIELNPLALSTNGELIVLDARIVLDDDALIIKQEIANNISKYLINDRIKYIPKERENFVELDGNIGVIGNGAGIVMATIDLINLFGGKPANFYDLGGGANPEATFKALEKVSSMKNLKCIVINVFGGMTKCDEIAEGIILAKKKLNLPKLYVRLIGENEENAKKLLEIAGIKYFDDMESLIKNAVIECD; encoded by the coding sequence TTGCGATTGCTTGAATATGAATCTAAAAAAATTATTCAAGATTATGGAATTAAAATACCTAAGGGATTTTTAATAAATTCTATTGAAGATTGCTTAAAAATTTCTAAAAAAATAAAATATCCTATTTTCTTAAAAGCTCAATTACCATTAAAAGAAAGAGCTAAAATAGGTGGAATTGCTTTAGCAAATAATGAAAAAGAACTTATTGAATTAACTAAAAAAATGATTAATAAAAAAGTAAATAATATCACTGTAAGAAATATATTAATTGAAGAAAAAATAGATATAGAAAAAGAATTTTTTATAGCTATTACTATTGATTGGAGTACAAGTTCTCCAATTCTATTATTTTCAAGTCGTGGAGGAGTGGATATTGAGAAGAGAAGGGAAGAAATACAATTCTTTAAATTTTCTTATATAGAAGGTTTAAATGATTTACTTTTAAATAAAATTTCCTCTAGAGAATTTCTAAAAGAAAAAATATTTGAGGAATTTAAAGAAATTTTAAAAAAATTATGGATTATTTTTAAAGAATTTAATGCAGAACTTATTGAATTAAATCCTTTAGCATTATCTACTAATGGAGAATTAATAGTGCTTGATGCAAGAATAGTATTAGATGATGATGCATTAATTATTAAACAAGAAATTGCTAATAACATTTCAAAATATTTAATTAATGATAGAATAAAATATATTCCTAAAGAAAGAGAAAATTTTGTAGAACTTGATGGAAATATTGGAGTTATAGGGAATGGCGCTGGAATAGTTATGGCAACTATTGATTTAATAAATCTTTTTGGAGGAAAACCTGCAAATTTCTATGATTTAGGTGGAGGAGCAAATCCTGAAGCAACTTTTAAAGCTCTTGAAAAAGTATCAAGTATGAAAAATTTGAAATGCATAGTAATAAATGTTTTTGGAGGAATGACTAAATGTGATGAAATAGCTGAAGGAATAATTTTAGCTAAGAAAAAATTAAACCTTCCAAAATTATATGTTAGATTGATTGGAGAAAATGAAGAAAATGCTAAAAAATTATTAGAAATAGCTGGAATAAAATATTTTGATGATATGGAATCGCTTATAAAAAATGCAGTTATAGAATGTGATTAA
- a CDS encoding 50S ribosomal protein L40e has translation MPIRDPTLLKIAQQKRLFLKICRDCGARNAPTAERCRKCRSKNLRWKRREIKR, from the coding sequence ATGCCTATTAGAGATCCTACACTTCTAAAAATTGCTCAACAAAAGAGACTCTTTTTAAAAATATGCAGAGATTGTGGAGCTAGAAACGCTCCTACAGCTGAAAGATGTAGAAAATGCAGAAGTAAAAATCTTAGATGGAAAAGGAGAGAAATAAAGCGTTAA
- the albA gene encoding DNA-binding protein Alba, whose amino-acid sequence MPEGPAILIGKKPLMNYVLACFTAIQSGANELTIKARGKAISRAVDVVQILQRRFFNDLQVKDIKIGTEQLTGENNVTVNVSTIEINVTRKK is encoded by the coding sequence ATGCCTGAAGGACCTGCTATACTAATAGGAAAAAAGCCTTTAATGAATTATGTTTTAGCTTGCTTTACAGCAATACAATCTGGAGCAAATGAATTAACAATAAAAGCTAGAGGAAAAGCAATAAGTAGAGCTGTTGATGTAGTACAAATTCTTCAAAGAAGATTCTTTAATGATTTACAAGTAAAAGACATAAAAATTGGAACTGAACAATTAACTGGAGAAAATAACGTTACAGTAAATGTAAGTACTATAGAAATAAACGTAACACGCAAAAAATAA
- the sucD gene encoding succinate--CoA ligase subunit alpha: MPILINEETRVLVQGITGKQGSMHTEKMLKYGTKIVAGVTPGKGGLKVHGVPVYNKIEEAIKSNRIDATIVFVPARNVLNAVKEAIENNIKIIIVITELTPLHDSLQMIELARNKGIRIIGPNSAGIIVPNKIKIGIMPHHVFSYGKVGIMSRSGTLTYEIANILTKNGIGQSTSISVGGDRVVGTTFLEVYKMFEEDKETESIVLIGEIGGTMEEELSKYLMENGIKKNTIAYIVGKAAPPEKRMGHAGAIIIGEIGSYKSKVESLMKAGVKIAMKPYDVIKYL; encoded by the coding sequence ATGCCAATCTTAATTAATGAAGAAACTAGAGTTTTAGTTCAAGGGATAACTGGTAAGCAAGGATCGATGCATACTGAAAAAATGCTTAAATATGGTACAAAAATTGTAGCAGGAGTTACTCCTGGTAAAGGAGGATTAAAAGTTCATGGAGTGCCAGTATATAATAAAATAGAAGAAGCTATTAAAAGCAATAGAATAGATGCAACAATAGTTTTTGTTCCAGCAAGGAATGTTTTAAATGCTGTAAAAGAAGCTATTGAAAATAATATTAAAATAATAATTGTAATAACAGAATTAACTCCTTTACATGATTCATTACAAATGATTGAATTAGCTAGAAATAAAGGAATAAGAATAATTGGCCCAAATAGTGCTGGAATAATAGTTCCTAATAAAATAAAAATTGGAATAATGCCTCATCATGTTTTTTCTTATGGAAAAGTAGGAATAATGTCTAGAAGTGGAACATTAACATATGAAATTGCAAATATTTTAACTAAAAATGGAATTGGACAATCAACAAGTATTAGTGTTGGAGGAGATAGAGTAGTTGGCACAACTTTCTTAGAAGTATATAAAATGTTTGAAGAAGATAAAGAAACAGAATCTATAGTTCTTATTGGTGAAATAGGAGGTACGATGGAAGAAGAATTATCAAAATATTTAATGGAAAATGGTATTAAAAAGAATACGATAGCTTATATTGTTGGGAAAGCTGCTCCTCCTGAAAAAAGAATGGGTCATGCAGGAGCAATAATAATTGGTGAAATAGGGAGCTACAAATCGAAAGTAGAATCCTTAATGAAAGCTGGAGTAAAAATTGCAATGAAACCTTATGATGTAATTAAATATCTTTAA